The Sulfolobus acidocaldarius DSM 639 genome has a window encoding:
- a CDS encoding heterodisulfide reductase-related iron-sulfur binding cluster — MYTLNPSNPSFFNSEKLYSEFIRQATVCHGCRMCVNYCDSFPVLFKKIDSKEQDLNKLTLDDLFDVASKCFHCKLCYVNCPYVPPHEFNMDFPSLMEWAWLYYKSKTGLRIKDYMFEMLDATNLARPLVKHLMQKGKEVLGLHKDAPTLPVSEKGLKEKVKPKKIENPKAKVALFTTCLVDNFFTDIGEDLIEVYNSLGIEVIIPNFLCCGAPMLDAGDVNRLKKNAEHNMKLIEELVNKGYDIVVPIPTCALMIKEYHRVLDKKVPKVYDSIEYLQKLKNEGKIELNAKFDKTIYYHPPCHLKYLQVGLPGPRLLRTLGAKVEISNKGCSGIDGGWGLRNYDTARRVGSKMMESFKQSKADVFMTECPLAGLQIEKASNKRPLHPIQLLKEAMKNG, encoded by the coding sequence ATGTATACTTTAAATCCAAGTAATCCTTCTTTTTTTAATTCTGAGAAATTATACTCTGAATTCATTAGACAAGCAACAGTTTGTCATGGCTGTAGAATGTGTGTAAACTATTGTGATTCCTTCCCTGTATTGTTTAAAAAAATCGACAGTAAAGAACAGGATCTAAACAAGCTTACCCTGGATGACTTATTTGACGTTGCGTCAAAGTGTTTCCACTGTAAACTTTGTTATGTGAATTGCCCCTATGTCCCCCCACATGAATTTAACATGGATTTTCCCAGCCTAATGGAATGGGCTTGGTTATATTACAAGAGCAAAACTGGACTCAGAATTAAAGATTACATGTTTGAAATGTTGGATGCAACCAACTTAGCAAGACCTTTAGTGAAACATTTAATGCAAAAAGGAAAAGAAGTTCTTGGACTACATAAAGACGCCCCCACTTTGCCCGTTTCTGAAAAAGGTTTGAAGGAAAAAGTTAAGCCCAAGAAAATAGAAAATCCCAAGGCTAAAGTTGCACTATTCACTACTTGCCTTGTGGATAACTTCTTTACAGATATAGGTGAAGATCTAATAGAAGTCTATAACTCTTTAGGTATAGAAGTTATAATACCTAACTTTTTGTGTTGCGGTGCTCCAATGCTTGATGCTGGAGATGTTAACAGACTAAAGAAGAATGCAGAACATAATATGAAATTAATTGAAGAGCTTGTGAATAAGGGCTATGACATTGTTGTACCGATCCCTACATGTGCTCTAATGATCAAAGAATACCATAGGGTTCTTGATAAAAAAGTACCTAAAGTTTATGACTCTATTGAGTATCTACAAAAGCTGAAAAATGAGGGCAAAATTGAATTAAATGCCAAATTTGACAAGACCATATACTATCATCCACCTTGCCATTTAAAGTACTTGCAAGTTGGTCTGCCAGGACCACGATTACTTAGAACTCTAGGAGCCAAGGTCGAGATATCAAATAAGGGCTGTTCAGGGATTGACGGAGGATGGGGTTTAAGGAATTACGATACAGCTAGAAGAGTTGGAAGTAAAATGATGGAGTCGTTTAAGCAAAGTAAAGCTGATGTATTCATGACTGAGTGCCCACTTGCTGGGCTTCAAATTGAAAAAGCCTCTAATAAGAGGCCGTTACATCCTATACAGTTATTAAAGGAGGCGATGAAAAACGGTTAA
- a CDS encoding rubrerythrin family protein, which produces MADIKNSKTAENLRHAFMGEAMANRRYLFFAKTADEEGYPELAQLMRSIAEGETAHAFGHLDYIKQGGIGDPATDKPIRTLEEMLQSAIAGETYEWTQMYPGYAKQAREEGFEDVAEWFETLARAEKSHAEKFTKALELLKGGK; this is translated from the coding sequence ATGGCAGACATAAAAAATAGTAAAACTGCAGAAAACTTAAGGCACGCATTTATGGGAGAAGCAATGGCAAACAGAAGATACCTATTCTTCGCCAAGACTGCTGATGAAGAAGGATATCCTGAATTAGCTCAATTAATGAGAAGTATAGCTGAAGGTGAAACAGCCCACGCATTCGGACATTTAGACTACATAAAACAAGGAGGAATTGGTGATCCAGCCACAGACAAACCAATAAGGACATTAGAAGAAATGTTACAATCTGCAATAGCTGGAGAGACTTACGAATGGACACAGATGTACCCTGGTTATGCAAAGCAAGCTAGAGAAGAGGGATTTGAAGACGTTGCAGAGTGGTTCGAGACTTTAGCAAGAGCTGAGAAGAGCCACGCAGAGAAATTCACCAAGGCTTTAGAGTTACTTAAGGGAGGCAAGTAA